One Sus scrofa isolate TJ Tabasco breed Duroc chromosome 1, Sscrofa11.1, whole genome shotgun sequence DNA segment encodes these proteins:
- the DNM1 gene encoding dynamin-1 isoform X10 — translation MGNRGMEDLIPLVNRLQDAFSAIGQNADLDLPQIAVVGGQSAGKSSVLENFVGRDFLPRGSGIVTRRPLVLQLVNATTEYAEFLHCKGKKFTDFEEVRLEIEAETDRVTGTNKGISPVPINLRVYSPHVLNLTLVDLPGMTKVPVGDQPPDIEFQIRDMLMQFVTKENCLILAVSPANSDLANSDALKVAKEVDPQGQRTIGVITKLDLMDEGTDARDVLENKLLPLRRGYIGVVNRSQKDIDGKKDITAALAAERKFFLSHPSYRHLADRMGTPYLQKVLNQQLTNHIRDTLPGLRNKLQSQLLSIEKEVEEYKNFRPDDPARKTKALLQMVQQFAVDFEKRIEGSGDQIDTYELSGGARINRIFHERFPFELVKMEFDEKELRREISYAIKNIHGIRTGLFTPDMAFETIVKKQVKKIREPCLKCVDMVISELISTVRQCTKKLQQYPRLREEMERIVTTHIREREGRTKEQVMLLIDIELAYMNTNHEDFIGFANAQQRSNQMNKKKASGNQDEILVIRKGWLTINNIGIMKGGSKEYWFVLTAENLSWYKDDEEKEKKYMLSVDNLKLRDVEKGFMSSKHIFALFNTEQRNVYKDYRQLELACETQEEVDSWKASFLRAGVYPERVGDKEKASETEENGSDSFMHSMDPQLERQVETIRNLVDSYMAIVNKTVRDLMPKTIMHLMINNTKEFIFSELLANLYSCGDQNTLMEESAEQAQRRDEMLRMYHALKEALSIIGDINTTTVSTPMPPPVDDSWLQVTHVQPHAAAPSPRRAPARPGSRGPAPGPPPAGSALGGAPPVPSRPGASPDPFGPPPQVPSRPNRAPPGVPSRSGQASPSRPESPRPPFDL, via the exons GGACTTCCTGCcacgaggatctggcattgtcacccgACGTCCCCTGGTTCTGCAGCTGGTCAATGCTACCACAG AATATGCCGAGTTCCTGCACTGCAAGGGGAAGAAATTCACCGACTTCGAAGAGGTTCGCCTGGAAATTGAGGCCGAGACAGACCGGGTCACCGGCACCAACAAGGGAATCTCTCCAGTGCCCATCAACCTCCGCGTCTACTCGCCGCACG TGCTGAACCTGACCCTAGTGGACCTGCCCGGAATGACCAAGGTCCCGGTGGGGGACCAGCCTCCTGACATCGAGTTCCAGATCCGAGACATGCTGATGCAGTTCGTCACCAAGGAGAACTGCCTCATCTTGGCTGTGTCCCCTGCCAACTCCGACCTGGCCAACTCCGATGCCCTCAAGGTCGCCAAGGAGGTGGACCCCCAGG gtcaGCGCACTATTGGGGTGATCACCAAGTTGGACCTGATGGACGAAGGAACAGATGCTCGCGATGTTCTGGAGAACAAGCTGCTCCCGCTGCGCAGGG GCTACATTGGCGTGGTAAACCGAAGCCAGAAGGACATCGATGGTAAGAAAGATATCACGGCTGCCTTGGCTGCTGAACGCAAGTTCTTCCTCTCCCACCCTTCCTATCGCCACTTGGCTGACCGCATGGGCACGCCCTACCTACAGAAGGTCCTCAACCAG CAACTGACAAACCACATCCGGGACACACTGCCCGGGCTGCGGAACAAGCTGCAGAGCCAGCTGCTGTCCATTGAGAAGGAGGTGGAGGAGTACAAGAACTTCCGCCCCGATGACCCAGCACGCAAGACCAAGGCTCTGCTGCA GATGGTCCAGCAGTTCGCTGTCGACTTTGAGAAGCGCATTGAAGGCTCAGGGGACCAGATCGACACCTACGAACTGTCAGGGGGAGCCCGCATCAACCGGATCTTCCATGAGCGCTTCCCCTTTGAGCTGGTCAAG ATGGAGTTTGATGAGAAGGAACTCCGGAGGGAGATCAGCTATGCCATCAAGAATATCCATGGCATTAG AACGGGGCTCTTTACCCCAGACATGGCCTTTGAGACCATTGTGAAAAAGCAGGTGAAGAAGATCCGAGAACCGTGTCTCAAGTGTGTGGACATGGTTATCTCGGAGCTAATCAGCACCGTTAGACAGTGCACCAAGAAG CTCCAGCAGTACCCGCGCCTGCGGGAGGAGATGGAGCGGATCGTGACCACGCACATCCGGGAGCGGGAAGGCCGCACCAAGGAGCAG GTCATGCTTCTCATCGATATTGAGCTGGCTTACATGAATACCAACCACGAGGACTTCATAGGCTTTGCCAA TGCTCAGCAGAGGAGCAACCAGATGAACAAGAAGAAGGCTTCAGGCAACCAG GATGAGATTCTG gtcATCCGGAAGGGCTGGCTGACTATCAACAATATTGGCATCATGAAGGGGGGCTCCAAGGAGTATTGGTTTGTGCTGACCGCCGAGAATCTGTCCTGGTACAAAGATGACGAG gagaaagagaagaaatacatgCTCTCCGTGGACAACCTGAAGCTGCGGGACGTGGAGAAGGGCTTCATGTCCAGCAAACACATCTTTGCCCTCTTCAACACGGAGCAGAG GAATGTCTACAAGGATTATCGGCAGCTGGAACTGGCCTGTGAGACACAGGAGGAAGTGGATAGCTGGAAGGCCTccttcctgagggctggcgtgtACCCCGAGCGTGTTGGG GACAAAGAGAAA GCCAGTGAGACGGAGGAGAATGGCTCGGACAGCTTCATGCACTCCATGGACCCCCAGCTGGAGCGGCAGGTGGAGACCATCCGGAACCTCGTGGACTCGTACATGGCCATTGTCAACAAGACCGTCCGGGACCTCATGCCTAAGACCATCATGCACCTCATGATCAACAAT ACCAAGGAATTCATCTTCTCGGAGCTTCTGGCCAACCTCTACTCGTGCGGGGACCAGAACACACTGATGGAGGAGTCCGCCGAGCAGGCGCAGCGGCGAGACGAGATGCTGCGCATGTACCACGCACTGAAGGAGGCGCTTAGCATCATCGGCGACATCAACACGACCACTGTCAGCACGCCCATGCCCCCGCCCGTGGACGACTCCTGGCTGCAG GTCACCCACGTCCAGCCCCACGCCGCAGCGCCGAGCCCCCGCCGTGCCCCAGCCCGGCCCGGGTCGCGGGGCCCTGCTCCTGGGCCTCCGCCTGCTGGGTCCGCCCTCGGGGGGGCACCCCCCGTGCCCTCCAGGCCGGGGGCTTCCCCTGACCCCTTCGGTCCTCCCCCCCAGGTGCCCTCGCGCCCCAACCGCGCCCCGCCCGGGGTCCCCAG
- the DNM1 gene encoding dynamin-1 isoform X9, protein MGNRGMEDLIPLVNRLQDAFSAIGQNADLDLPQIAVVGGQSAGKSSVLENFVGRDFLPRGSGIVTRRPLVLQLVNATTEYAEFLHCKGKKFTDFEEVRLEIEAETDRVTGTNKGISPVPINLRVYSPHVLNLTLVDLPGMTKVPVGDQPPDIEFQIRDMLMQFVTKENCLILAVSPANSDLANSDALKVAKEVDPQGQRTIGVITKLDLMDEGTDARDVLENKLLPLRRGYIGVVNRSQKDIDGKKDITAALAAERKFFLSHPSYRHLADRMGTPYLQKVLNQQLTNHIRDTLPGLRNKLQSQLLSIEKEVEEYKNFRPDDPARKTKALLQMVQQFAVDFEKRIEGSGDQIDTYELSGGARINRIFHERFPFELVKMEFDEKELRREISYAIKNIHGIRTGLFTPDLAFEATVKKQVQKLKEPSIKCVDMVVSELTATIRKCSEKLQQYPRLREEMERIVTTHIREREGRTKEQVMLLIDIELAYMNTNHEDFIGFANAQQRSNQMNKKKASGNQDEILVIRKGWLTINNIGIMKGGSKEYWFVLTAENLSWYKDDEEKEKKYMLSVDNLKLRDVEKGFMSSKHIFALFNTEQRNVYKDYRQLELACETQEEVDSWKASFLRAGVYPERVGDKEKASETEENGSDSFMHSMDPQLERQVETIRNLVDSYMAIVNKTVRDLMPKTIMHLMINNTKEFIFSELLANLYSCGDQNTLMEESAEQAQRRDEMLRMYHALKEALSIIGDINTTTVSTPMPPPVDDSWLQVTHVQPHAAAPSPRRAPARPGSRGPAPGPPPAGSALGGAPPVPSRPGASPDPFGPPPQVPSRPNRAPPGVPSRSGQASPSRPESPRPPFDL, encoded by the exons GGACTTCCTGCcacgaggatctggcattgtcacccgACGTCCCCTGGTTCTGCAGCTGGTCAATGCTACCACAG AATATGCCGAGTTCCTGCACTGCAAGGGGAAGAAATTCACCGACTTCGAAGAGGTTCGCCTGGAAATTGAGGCCGAGACAGACCGGGTCACCGGCACCAACAAGGGAATCTCTCCAGTGCCCATCAACCTCCGCGTCTACTCGCCGCACG TGCTGAACCTGACCCTAGTGGACCTGCCCGGAATGACCAAGGTCCCGGTGGGGGACCAGCCTCCTGACATCGAGTTCCAGATCCGAGACATGCTGATGCAGTTCGTCACCAAGGAGAACTGCCTCATCTTGGCTGTGTCCCCTGCCAACTCCGACCTGGCCAACTCCGATGCCCTCAAGGTCGCCAAGGAGGTGGACCCCCAGG gtcaGCGCACTATTGGGGTGATCACCAAGTTGGACCTGATGGACGAAGGAACAGATGCTCGCGATGTTCTGGAGAACAAGCTGCTCCCGCTGCGCAGGG GCTACATTGGCGTGGTAAACCGAAGCCAGAAGGACATCGATGGTAAGAAAGATATCACGGCTGCCTTGGCTGCTGAACGCAAGTTCTTCCTCTCCCACCCTTCCTATCGCCACTTGGCTGACCGCATGGGCACGCCCTACCTACAGAAGGTCCTCAACCAG CAACTGACAAACCACATCCGGGACACACTGCCCGGGCTGCGGAACAAGCTGCAGAGCCAGCTGCTGTCCATTGAGAAGGAGGTGGAGGAGTACAAGAACTTCCGCCCCGATGACCCAGCACGCAAGACCAAGGCTCTGCTGCA GATGGTCCAGCAGTTCGCTGTCGACTTTGAGAAGCGCATTGAAGGCTCAGGGGACCAGATCGACACCTACGAACTGTCAGGGGGAGCCCGCATCAACCGGATCTTCCATGAGCGCTTCCCCTTTGAGCTGGTCAAG ATGGAGTTTGATGAGAAGGAACTCCGGAGGGAGATCAGCTATGCCATCAAGAATATCCATGGCATTAG GACGGGCCTCTTCACACCTGACCTCGCTTTTGAAGCCACAGTGAAAAAGCAGGTGCAGAAGCTTAAAGAGCCCAGTATCAAGTGTGTGGATATGGTAGTCAGTGAGCTCACGGCCACCATCAGAAAGTGTAGCGAAAAG CTCCAGCAGTACCCGCGCCTGCGGGAGGAGATGGAGCGGATCGTGACCACGCACATCCGGGAGCGGGAAGGCCGCACCAAGGAGCAG GTCATGCTTCTCATCGATATTGAGCTGGCTTACATGAATACCAACCACGAGGACTTCATAGGCTTTGCCAA TGCTCAGCAGAGGAGCAACCAGATGAACAAGAAGAAGGCTTCAGGCAACCAG GATGAGATTCTG gtcATCCGGAAGGGCTGGCTGACTATCAACAATATTGGCATCATGAAGGGGGGCTCCAAGGAGTATTGGTTTGTGCTGACCGCCGAGAATCTGTCCTGGTACAAAGATGACGAG gagaaagagaagaaatacatgCTCTCCGTGGACAACCTGAAGCTGCGGGACGTGGAGAAGGGCTTCATGTCCAGCAAACACATCTTTGCCCTCTTCAACACGGAGCAGAG GAATGTCTACAAGGATTATCGGCAGCTGGAACTGGCCTGTGAGACACAGGAGGAAGTGGATAGCTGGAAGGCCTccttcctgagggctggcgtgtACCCCGAGCGTGTTGGG GACAAAGAGAAA GCCAGTGAGACGGAGGAGAATGGCTCGGACAGCTTCATGCACTCCATGGACCCCCAGCTGGAGCGGCAGGTGGAGACCATCCGGAACCTCGTGGACTCGTACATGGCCATTGTCAACAAGACCGTCCGGGACCTCATGCCTAAGACCATCATGCACCTCATGATCAACAAT ACCAAGGAATTCATCTTCTCGGAGCTTCTGGCCAACCTCTACTCGTGCGGGGACCAGAACACACTGATGGAGGAGTCCGCCGAGCAGGCGCAGCGGCGAGACGAGATGCTGCGCATGTACCACGCACTGAAGGAGGCGCTTAGCATCATCGGCGACATCAACACGACCACTGTCAGCACGCCCATGCCCCCGCCCGTGGACGACTCCTGGCTGCAG GTCACCCACGTCCAGCCCCACGCCGCAGCGCCGAGCCCCCGCCGTGCCCCAGCCCGGCCCGGGTCGCGGGGCCCTGCTCCTGGGCCTCCGCCTGCTGGGTCCGCCCTCGGGGGGGCACCCCCCGTGCCCTCCAGGCCGGGGGCTTCCCCTGACCCCTTCGGTCCTCCCCCCCAGGTGCCCTCGCGCCCCAACCGCGCCCCGCCCGGGGTCCCCAG
- the DNM1 gene encoding dynamin-1 isoform X5 yields the protein MGNRGMEDLIPLVNRLQDAFSAIGQNADLDLPQIAVVGGQSAGKSSVLENFVGRDFLPRGSGIVTRRPLVLQLVNATTEYAEFLHCKGKKFTDFEEVRLEIEAETDRVTGTNKGISPVPINLRVYSPHVLNLTLVDLPGMTKVPVGDQPPDIEFQIRDMLMQFVTKENCLILAVSPANSDLANSDALKVAKEVDPQGQRTIGVITKLDLMDEGTDARDVLENKLLPLRRGYIGVVNRSQKDIDGKKDITAALAAERKFFLSHPSYRHLADRMGTPYLQKVLNQQLTNHIRDTLPGLRNKLQSQLLSIEKEVEEYKNFRPDDPARKTKALLQMVQQFAVDFEKRIEGSGDQIDTYELSGGARINRIFHERFPFELVKMEFDEKELRREISYAIKNIHGIRTGLFTPDLAFEATVKKQVQKLKEPSIKCVDMVVSELTATIRKCSEKLQQYPRLREEMERIVTTHIREREGRTKEQVMLLIDIELAYMNTNHEDFIGFANAQQRSNQMNKKKASGNQDEILVIRKGWLTINNIGIMKGGSKEYWFVLTAENLSWYKDDEEKEKKYMLSVDNLKLRDVEKGFMSSKHIFALFNTEQRNVYKDYRQLELACETQEEVDSWKASFLRAGVYPERVGDKEKASETEENGSDSFMHSMDPQLERQVETIRNLVDSYMAIVNKTVRDLMPKTIMHLMINNTKEFIFSELLANLYSCGDQNTLMEESAEQAQRRDEMLRMYHALKEALSIIGDINTTTVSTPMPPPVDDSWLQVQSIPAGRRSPTSSPTPQRRAPAVPQPGPGRGALLLGLRLLGPPSGGHPPCPPGRGLPLTPSVLPPRCPRAPTAPRPGSPESLSVTPEERQPRRSGQASPSRPESPRPPFDL from the exons GGACTTCCTGCcacgaggatctggcattgtcacccgACGTCCCCTGGTTCTGCAGCTGGTCAATGCTACCACAG AATATGCCGAGTTCCTGCACTGCAAGGGGAAGAAATTCACCGACTTCGAAGAGGTTCGCCTGGAAATTGAGGCCGAGACAGACCGGGTCACCGGCACCAACAAGGGAATCTCTCCAGTGCCCATCAACCTCCGCGTCTACTCGCCGCACG TGCTGAACCTGACCCTAGTGGACCTGCCCGGAATGACCAAGGTCCCGGTGGGGGACCAGCCTCCTGACATCGAGTTCCAGATCCGAGACATGCTGATGCAGTTCGTCACCAAGGAGAACTGCCTCATCTTGGCTGTGTCCCCTGCCAACTCCGACCTGGCCAACTCCGATGCCCTCAAGGTCGCCAAGGAGGTGGACCCCCAGG gtcaGCGCACTATTGGGGTGATCACCAAGTTGGACCTGATGGACGAAGGAACAGATGCTCGCGATGTTCTGGAGAACAAGCTGCTCCCGCTGCGCAGGG GCTACATTGGCGTGGTAAACCGAAGCCAGAAGGACATCGATGGTAAGAAAGATATCACGGCTGCCTTGGCTGCTGAACGCAAGTTCTTCCTCTCCCACCCTTCCTATCGCCACTTGGCTGACCGCATGGGCACGCCCTACCTACAGAAGGTCCTCAACCAG CAACTGACAAACCACATCCGGGACACACTGCCCGGGCTGCGGAACAAGCTGCAGAGCCAGCTGCTGTCCATTGAGAAGGAGGTGGAGGAGTACAAGAACTTCCGCCCCGATGACCCAGCACGCAAGACCAAGGCTCTGCTGCA GATGGTCCAGCAGTTCGCTGTCGACTTTGAGAAGCGCATTGAAGGCTCAGGGGACCAGATCGACACCTACGAACTGTCAGGGGGAGCCCGCATCAACCGGATCTTCCATGAGCGCTTCCCCTTTGAGCTGGTCAAG ATGGAGTTTGATGAGAAGGAACTCCGGAGGGAGATCAGCTATGCCATCAAGAATATCCATGGCATTAG GACGGGCCTCTTCACACCTGACCTCGCTTTTGAAGCCACAGTGAAAAAGCAGGTGCAGAAGCTTAAAGAGCCCAGTATCAAGTGTGTGGATATGGTAGTCAGTGAGCTCACGGCCACCATCAGAAAGTGTAGCGAAAAG CTCCAGCAGTACCCGCGCCTGCGGGAGGAGATGGAGCGGATCGTGACCACGCACATCCGGGAGCGGGAAGGCCGCACCAAGGAGCAG GTCATGCTTCTCATCGATATTGAGCTGGCTTACATGAATACCAACCACGAGGACTTCATAGGCTTTGCCAA TGCTCAGCAGAGGAGCAACCAGATGAACAAGAAGAAGGCTTCAGGCAACCAG GATGAGATTCTG gtcATCCGGAAGGGCTGGCTGACTATCAACAATATTGGCATCATGAAGGGGGGCTCCAAGGAGTATTGGTTTGTGCTGACCGCCGAGAATCTGTCCTGGTACAAAGATGACGAG gagaaagagaagaaatacatgCTCTCCGTGGACAACCTGAAGCTGCGGGACGTGGAGAAGGGCTTCATGTCCAGCAAACACATCTTTGCCCTCTTCAACACGGAGCAGAG GAATGTCTACAAGGATTATCGGCAGCTGGAACTGGCCTGTGAGACACAGGAGGAAGTGGATAGCTGGAAGGCCTccttcctgagggctggcgtgtACCCCGAGCGTGTTGGG GACAAAGAGAAA GCCAGTGAGACGGAGGAGAATGGCTCGGACAGCTTCATGCACTCCATGGACCCCCAGCTGGAGCGGCAGGTGGAGACCATCCGGAACCTCGTGGACTCGTACATGGCCATTGTCAACAAGACCGTCCGGGACCTCATGCCTAAGACCATCATGCACCTCATGATCAACAAT ACCAAGGAATTCATCTTCTCGGAGCTTCTGGCCAACCTCTACTCGTGCGGGGACCAGAACACACTGATGGAGGAGTCCGCCGAGCAGGCGCAGCGGCGAGACGAGATGCTGCGCATGTACCACGCACTGAAGGAGGCGCTTAGCATCATCGGCGACATCAACACGACCACTGTCAGCACGCCCATGCCCCCGCCCGTGGACGACTCCTGGCTGCAGGTGCAAAGCATACCGGCCGGACGCAG GTCACCCACGTCCAGCCCCACGCCGCAGCGCCGAGCCCCCGCCGTGCCCCAGCCCGGCCCGGGTCGCGGGGCCCTGCTCCTGGGCCTCCGCCTGCTGGGTCCGCCCTCGGGGGGGCACCCCCCGTGCCCTCCAGGCCGGGGGCTTCCCCTGACCCCTTCGGTCCTCCCCCCCAGGTGCCCTCGCGCCCCAACCGCGCCCCGCCCGGGGTCCCCAG